The Paraburkholderia megapolitana genomic sequence CGGGAAATATTGCGAGAACTGCCACGTGAGTCACGCGGTTGCCGACGATGTGGTCATTACACCCGTCAGCGAAGGCGTTAAACGCTATGCGCTCGATGCTGCTAACGCCGAAGCGCTCTGGCGCAAGAGTGAAGAGCTGGTGGGTGAATCGTTCTGATACCGCGGTTCACGTTGCTTGACCAGGGATGGGAGATCGGTACGTTATGAAGTGCTCGTCTTCCGTCACGGCGCGGAAACCGAGCTTCTGATAGAAGCTGATCGCTGCCCGGTTGCTTAAGAAACATGAGAGGGACAATGGCTGGCCGGACGCTGCTGCTCGCGACATCAATGTGTGCATCACCGTCCGGCCGATCCCTCGGTTTCTGGATTCTGGTTGTAGAAGCAACAGCGATAGGTGGAGCGAGTCCGGCTCATTCCTTAACGCGAAGTACCCTACCGTTGCTGAGCCCAAGACGATCAATGAAATTTCCGGATCTGGATACGACTTGCTGAAGCGATCTTGCTGGAAATCTTCGTCCCAGCCGAATGTCTGGTCGATGTATTCGTATAGCGAGAGCTTGTAAAGCGCGAACAGCGTTTGCCGGTCGACTGTAGCTTCGGACATTGGGATCAACTGGATTGCACTGGTCTCGCGAGAGTTCATGTCGTTCGGAACGTCGGCTCATTGGCTGGTCTGGACGACAATAGTACCGTCGTCGTGTCGACCTTGACACACTCCCTTTCGCTCAAACAGCGACAGCCCGCGCGACAACCGGTTGACCTTCCTCGCTCGAATCGTCGAAAACCCGGGTCACGGCCTGGGCCAGTTCGTAATAGCCCTCCCGCCGCATATGAAAGCCGTCGTCAAACAGCCAGTCGATGCGCGTAACGGCATTGACGTCGACATACGCGAGGTTGTCGAGCGTCCCGCACGTGTCGACGATGTCTTGCGGACACGCTCGGGATCGTCGAGAACGAGAAACGGATCGTCGAGGCGCTTCATCAGGCCGTTTTGCTGCCGGTTCGTAAATTCGCTGGAATCCGCCGAACAGTACGTCGACAGTTGAAGCATGTCGCAGCCGCCGATCACGACGAGCTTGTACTGGCGCAGCGTCGAGATGGCATCACCGGCCGAAGCGTCCTTGATCCAGTCCACGCTGGTGTAAGTCACAATTCGTCACGCAGCGAGGCCGGTTCTTGATTGCAACCGGAACACGAACTAGCCGGCACGCGTTCCTCAAACGCACGTCACTCGATACTGACGTGAAAAACGGTTGCATGCACATCCTTCAACAAGGCCCGGTGCCCAAGGCCACCCTTGTCGATCGGCTGATAAGCGCCTGACGCTAACAACCGGAACACCGTATTCACGCGCTTGAGCGTGGCCGTGGCGGCGCTATAAAGATTGGCGCGCCGGCGCAAGCGCTCACCAAGCTTTCGATAGTATTTCGCCGCAGTAACGGCGCGTTGCTGGATCTGGGCCGGCGCGCGCGGCGAAACCTGCCGCAGCTTTTCCGCACGGCCTGACGCAGCCATCGCCATCCTGCGATAGTGCGCAGCGCCTGCGGATCGACTTCTTTTGACGGTTTCCCCCATGTCACGATCGGCGGAAACACCGCAGCTATTGTTTTCGTGCTGGCGGTAAAGCGCGAGTTCGTCGGTGATCGCGAAGATTTTTCCCAGCGATGTCGCGACAAACCACGCCCATGTATCGTGCGAGGTCGGATAGCCGGGGTCGACAGGATGCTCCGGTCGATCGTGCCAGTCGATATAGTCGTAAATGGAGCGTCGAACGACCGTCGACATACCGAACAGA encodes the following:
- a CDS encoding glycosyltransferase, with protein sequence MHCYDKFRARTHFRFDPYDTSSMDISIAMAAYKGERFLREQLDSIARQTLLPSELIITDDSPDSGTHDIAVEFARSVPFPVRIVRNERRLGFHENFFKAISLCRGEFVAFCDQDDVWTNDKLERIAKEFADPDVMLVVHGVKVVDADLNVRPDNTAAHWSYRGVHEPLTTNPWYVLFGMSTVVRRSIYDYIDWHDRPEHPVDPGYPTSHDTWAWFVATSLGKIFAITDELALYRQHENNSCGVSADRDMGETVKRSRSAGAAHYRRMAMAASGRAEKLRQVSPRAPAQIQQRAVTAAKYYRKLGERLRRRANLYSAATATLKRVNTVFRLLASGAYQPIDKGGLGHRALLKDVHATVFHVSIE
- a CDS encoding GNAT family N-acetyltransferase, which produces MSEATVDRQTLFALYKLSLYEYIDQTFGWDEDFQQDRFSKSYPDPEISLIVLGSATVGYFALRNEPDSLHLSLLLLQPESRNRGIGRTVMHTLMSRAAASGQPLSLSCFLSNRAAISFYQKLGFRAVTEDEHFITYRSPIPGQAT